The Pan troglodytes isolate AG18354 chromosome 7, NHGRI_mPanTro3-v2.0_pri, whole genome shotgun sequence genome has a window encoding:
- the NKX3-1 gene encoding homeobox protein Nkx-3.1, which translates to MLRVPEPRPGEAKAEGAAPPTPSKPLTSFLIQDILRDGAQRQGGRTSSQRQRDPEPEPEPEPEGGRSRAGAQNDQLSTGPRAAPEEAETLAETEPERQLGSYLSDCENTSGALPRLPQTPKQPQKRSRAAFSHTQVIELERKFSHQKYLSAPERAHLAKNLKLTETQVKIWFQNRRYKTKRKQLSSELGDLEKHSSLPALKEEAFSRASLVSVYNSYPYYPYLYCVGSWSPAFW; encoded by the exons ATGCTCAGGGTTCCGGAGCCGCGGCCCGGGGAGGCGAAAGCGGAGGGGGCCGCGCCGCCGACCCCGTCCAAGCCGCTCACGTCCTTCCTCATCCAGGACATCCTGCGGGACGGCGCGCAGCGGCAAGGCGGCCGCACGAGCAGCCAGAGACAGCGCGACCCGGAGCcggagccagagccagagccagagggAGGACGCAGCCGCGCCGGGGCGCAGAACGACCAGCTGAGCACCGGGCCCCGCGCCGCGCCGGAGGAGGCCGAGACGCTGGCAGAGACCGAGCCAG AAAGGCAGTTGGGGTCTTATCTGTCGGACTGTGAAAACACTTCAGGCGCCCTTCCAAGGCTTCCCCAAACCCCTAAGCAGCCGCAGAAGCGCTCCCGAGCTGCCTTCTCCCACACTCAGGTGATCGAGTTGGAGAGGAAGTTCAGCCATCAGAAGTACCTGTCGGCCCCTGAACGGGCCCACCTGGCCAAGAACCTCAAGCTCACGGAGACCCAAGTGAAGATATGGTTCCAGAACAGACGCTATAAGACTAAGCGAAAGCAGCTCTCCTCGGAGCTGGGAGACTTGGAGAAGCACTCCTCTTTGCCGGCCCTGAAAGAGGAGGCCTTCTCCCGGGCCTCCCTGGTCTCCGTGTATAACAGCTATCCTTACTACCCATACCTGTACTGCGTGGGCAGCTGGAGCCCAGCTTTTTGGTAA